One region of Carya illinoinensis cultivar Pawnee chromosome 8, C.illinoinensisPawnee_v1, whole genome shotgun sequence genomic DNA includes:
- the LOC122318854 gene encoding RNA-binding protein 24-A-like, whose translation MAYQPITGPTSSSGFQFMNSPFGDTTFTKVFVGGLAWETQSETMRRYFEQFGEILEAVVITDKNTGRSKGYGFVTFREPEAARRACIDPTPIIDGRRANCNLASLGRPRPSMPYGRLRPTTPYSGSVQVARGAYVGNFGYQHPLSYSYQHGLMYPPYGYQTYGPEYVYPQGVYNPYAGQHYLQIYGVPGTVNPAVYPYGQLGQTLPGGHGYTAVPSYPVPGAQVVHFGGPSASAMATSPMPTIQSPYPTGMAAPVAPQPQFIVPAPSPQYMQGSGSDQTAG comes from the exons atGGCGTACCAGCCGATTACGGGTCCGACTTCGAGTTCCGGCTTTCAGTTCATGAACTCCCCTTTTGGTGATACGACCTTCACCAAGGTCTTTGTTGGGGGACTTGCCTGGGAGACGCAGAGCGAAACTATGCGGCGGTATTTCGAGCAGTTCGGTGAGATTCTAGAGGCCGTCGTGATCACTGATAAGAATACTGGTCGATCGAAAGGCTATGGTTTT GTGACTTTTCGTGAACCTGAGGCTGCTAGGAGAGCCTGCATTGATCCAACTCCAATTATTGATGGCAGGCGGGCAAATTGTAATTTGGCTTCACTCGGGCGGCCTCGGCCTTCTATGCCTTATG gACGTTTGAGACCAACAACTCCATATTCTGGAAGTGTGCAAGTTGCCCGGGGAGCTTATGTTGGAAATTTTGGCTACCAGCATCCACTTTCTTATAGCTACCAACATGGATTGATGTATCCTCCATATGG GTATCAAACATATGGACCTGAATATGTCTACCCACAG GGTGTTTACAACCCTTATGCTGGTCAGCATTACCTTCAGATATATGGAGTACCTGGGACGGTTAACCCTGCTGTTTATCCTTATGGACAATTGGGTCAAACTCTTCCTGGTGGTCATGGTTATACGGCAGTGCCCAGTTATCCTGTACCGGGTGCTCAGGTAGTACATTTTGGTGGACCAAGTGCTAGTGCGATGGCAACTTCACCTATGCCTACAATTCAGTCACCATATCCCACAG GTATGGCAGCTCCTGTTGCACCGCAACCCCAATTTATAGTTCCTGCTCCTTCTCCTCAGTACATGCAAGGTAGCGGTTCAGACCAAACGGCTGGGTGA
- the LOC122318056 gene encoding AT-hook motif nuclear-localized protein 25-like, with translation MAGYNEANQTGSRYFHQLLIPELHLQRPPISPQHQPSSQQTSDSNNSSDQDQMPEADAQATSSSGAATTSTRRPRGRPPGSKNKPKPPLIVTRDSPSALRSHVLEVSNAADIVESVSNFARRRGRGVCVLSGTGTVENVTLRQPAAPAPGSVVTLHGRFEILSLSGTVLPPPAPPGAGGLSIFLSGAQGQVVGGSVVGPLMASGPVVLMAASFANAVFERLSLDEEEAGAVQVRPTASQSSGLTGGGGHLGEGGSGGVSLLSRGAGNFPFSGDLFGWGTGSSTAPRPPF, from the coding sequence ATGGCTGGTTACAATGAAGCAAACCAGACTGGTTCTCGCTACTTTCATCAATTGCTCATACCCGAACTGCACCTCCAGAGACCGCCCATTTCTCCTCAGCATCAACCCAGCTCCCAGCAAACCTCTGATTCCAACAATTCCTCTGATCAAGACCAGATGCCCGAAGCCGATGCCCAAGCCACTAGTAGCTCCGGTGCAGCCACCACTTCCACTCGCAGACCACGCGGCCGTCCTCCAGGCTCGAAGAACAAGCCGAAGCCACCGCTTATCGTAACGCGGGACAGCCCCAGCGCCCTCCGATCCCACGTCCTCGAGGTGTCGAATGCCGCCGACATCGTGGAGAGCGTTTCGAATTTTGCgaggagaagagggagaggagtCTGTGTGCTCAGCGGAACCGGGACGGTGGAGAACGTTACGCTGCGGCAACCTGCGGCTCCGGCACCGGGGAGTGTGGTGACGCTGCACGGGCGGTTCGAGATTCTGTCTCTTTCGGGGACCGTGCTCCCACCTCCGGCACCGCCTGGTGCTGGGGGGTTGTCAATATTTTTGTCTGGTGCACAGGGACAGGTAGTTGGGGGAAGTGTAGTGGGACCCTTAATGGCCTCGGGTCCGGTGGTTTTGATGGCTGCGTCGTTTGCCAACGCCGTGTTCGAACGTCTATCTTTGGATGAGGAGGAAGCTGGGGCCGTGCAAGTCCGTCCCACTGCATCACAGTCTTCGGGCTTGACTGGAGGCGGGGGGCACCTTGGGGAGGGTGGTAGTGGAGGTGTCTCTCTTTTAAGTAGGGGAGCTGGAAATTTTCCATTTTCTGGTGATCTGTTTGGCTGGGGTACTGGGAGTAGTACTGCTCCAAGGCCTCCATTTTAA